The Polaribacter sp. Q13 sequence ATCTTATAAGATATAGTTTTACTAGTTTATATAAAAAAGATGTAATAAAGAATGTTCTCTCAAAAGAACAAAAAATGAAATTAAAGGATAGCCTTAACATTCCCTATAAAAAAATGATAATTGGAGTGGGAAGGTTTATTAATATAAAAGGCTTCGATATCTTAATTAAAGCTAGCGCTTTGTTAAAGGAAGATGTTGGGGTTTATATTATAGGAGGAAAACCAACTAAAGAATACCTCGAAATTAAAGAAAAACTAAAATTAAAAAATTTACATTTTATCGATTTTTTATCGAAAGAGAAATTAGACGTTTGGTATTTAGCTGCTGATATATTCGTTTTACCAACTAGAGCAGATGTTTGGGGCTTAGTAATAAACGAGGCTATGGCTAAAGGACTTCCTGTAGTTACAACAGATAAGTGTCCTGCGGGCCTTGAATTGATACCTGATAAAGAATGTATTTTCACTGTTGACGATTACGTATATTTAGGAAATATACTTAAAAAAATTAGTGAAGATGATGATTATAGCCAAAAGTTAAGCGTAAATAATCTGGAAATTATTAGACAAAAAACTTTTGAAAATATGGCTATTGAACATCTGGAAGAATTTAAAAAGCATGATTAAATCAATTACTAGTAAGCATTTTCATAATTACTTTTCATCTTTCTTGCAAAGGTTCGCTATGATATTGTCACAATTATTTTTAATTCCTGCTTTTATCTTAAATTTAGGGATTGATCAATATGGAGAATGGTTAATATTGACAACAATACCTAATTACCTTTTGTTGAGTGATTTGGGATTAACTTTGACTGTAACAAACGAAATTTGTAGATTAATAAATATAAAGGAATACTCGAGTCAGCAGAAATTATTTAAAGCCACATTAACCTTCCTTTCCTTAGTTGGTGTTTTTCTGATTTTTGTGTTTATAATTTTATCCAACTTTATAGATTTTGGAAAATTACTAAATTTTCAATTTTTATCTACTAAAGACGTTTTTTTAATACTTGGTGGATTTATGATAAATATTTTTAGTTATTTAATATTTCTAGTTACTATAGGATATTTTAAAGCTCTTAATTTATTTCATAAGCACGAATATTTTTTAGCATTAACTCTTTTTCTAGACTTTATTGCTACTTTAATTATTTTAAATTTAAACGTTGACCTGTATTTTATTCCAATTACTATGTTTATCATTCGCTTTGGAATGATATTAATAGTGAATGCCCAATTAAAAAAATATAAATTCTATAAATTTGGTTTTACACTAGGTTTAAATAGAGTAATAAATATGTTACCTGTATCTTTAAAATTCAGTTTTTTTCAGTTAGGCACTGCTTTTTTTATTCAAGGAAGCACGTTTTTGGTAGGAATGGTGTTAGGACCAGCAATGGTTGTAATATTTAATACAATTAGAACTTTGGTAAATACATTGAGATCATTTATTAGTATTTTATATATTCCTACAATGCAGGAGTTTACAATTTTGATAACAAAAAATTTAAAAAAAGAAGCATTTCTAAAATTAAAAAAATTAATGATTTTAATCTTTTTGATATCATTAGCATCTGCGTTTGGAATATACTTTTTAAGAGATTTTATTTTCGAATTATGGTTTAAAAATAGTTTTTCTTATGATGTTAAATTTTTAGCATTTATGTTATGCTCTATTGTTATTTATAATCTTTGGAATGCTGCTAGTATGTTACCAATGTCTATTAATAGAATGAATGAATTAGCGTTATACCCTCTTTTGGGTATTGTGGTATTAATTGTTCAATATTTTATATTACCTAAAACAGGTTTAACTGGGTTAGCTATTAGTTTTATCTTTATAGACCTAGTAATGTTGTTTTTAGTGTTGAAGCTTAATTATACCATATTAAAAACACAAAAACGCTTCCTAAAATGAAAAAACGCTTATTTATTTTATTAGTGCTTCTTATCGTTTTTATAATTCTTCAAATAAGTAATACTTTTCCTTTACAACATAGACTATTGTTTATTACTAATTTTGTGGTATTATTATTTTTTACAGCATTTTACTTACTTAATGAAAAAGACTTCTCACCTTTTATAGCCTCCTATATTGTGTTTTCTTTTATGTTCTTTATTATGGCACCAATACTACAATTAGATGAGCTTTTTAGAGGAAATAACAAACGTTTTTTTAATGGATTAATTTATTCTAATGCCCTTATTTTAAAAGCTAATTTATTAATAATCACATTTAATATAATTTTTTTGAGTGTATATTTTTATTTAAACAAATATTATAAAAATATAAAAACCATTACGTACCGTAAAAATATCCCTTTTTATATTTTACTTTTTTTCGTCATCAATATATTCGTTTTTATTATAAAATATGATTATTTAATGACTAAAATTAGTTTAGCATCTTATTCTGAAGTAACAAGTAAAATGAGTGCTATACTTAACGCTAAGTTTTTTTTCTACTTGCCGTTTGCTCCTTTAGCGCTTGGTGTACAATACTTAAAGAAGAATTGGAATAATAGAAAACAAAATTTTTATATAATTTACTCAATTGTAATTACACTACTTTTTATTTTCTTATTATATAACAATCCATTAACAGCTAAGAGAAATGCATTAGGGCCCATTTATATTACTTTAATTTTTATGTTTATCCCAAAATGGGTGAATACAAACTTTAAAATATTGTTTTTGTTGTTATTTAGTTTAATTGTTTTATTTCCGTTATCTAGTTTACTTACGCATTCAGATAAGAATTTGTCTGAAATGTCTTTTAATGAAATTGTTTCTTATAAAAATGTTAAAGAGCGTGTTTCTGGTCAGTTTACTAATTTAAATTTTGATGCTTTTTTAATGACAGCAGCTACTATTGATTATGTAGAGAGAGAAGGACATTCTATGGGGCGTCAATTATTACCCTCTGGTTTATTTTTTATACCAAGAGCTATTTGGGTAAGCAAGCCTATTACTACTGGAGAAATGATAGGGGAACATATTCAAAAATATCACGATAAAAGTATATGGTTTCATAATTTAGCAGTACCATTTGTAGCTGAATCGTATATAGATTTTGGAGTTATTGGAGTTGTAATTTATGCAATACTTTTGGCTTTCCTTTGTCTAAAATTTGTAAGTTGGTTAAAATCAAATGACCCGCTAAGGCAATTAAGTGCGTTTTATTTTTCTATACACTTAATTTTTTTATTAAGAGGAGACCTAACAAATGGGTATGTTTATTATATTATTCCTTTTTTCTCTTTCTTTGTTTTTCCTAAAATAATAATGAAATTATTAAGATGAAAATAAATAAAACAAACCATTTAGTATTAACTATAATTCTTTGCTTAAACGCAATAATAATACTTTTTCCAAGCAATTTTAAATTTATACCAGTACTTGCTTTATTATTATTTTCATGTTATTATTTTTTTAAAAATAAAAATAAAGGTTCTGTTTTTTTTGTTTTTGCATCAATACCTTATCTACTTTTAATATTAGGCATGTTGTTTACAGATAATATTTCTAATGGTTTTAAATCGCTAGAAACAGGTTCTTCATTGTTAATATACCCTTTATGTTTTGCTTTGCTGCCAAAAAATATAATTCGATGGCAAATAGATAATAGATTAAATTATATTTTAGGATCGTTCTGTTTTGCTACTTTTATTTTTACAAGTTTTGTGTTTTTGTATTTTAAAATTTTTGAAGAAAGATCTCTAACATATATAATTCAGCATAATAATATTTTAACCAATTTATCAATTCATCCTAAATATAGGATACACCCTATTTATTTAGCATTAAATGTTGGCCTTAGTCTTATTTTTTCGTTTTTTATAGTAAAAAAAATAAAGAATATTATTTTAAAAATTATCACTTTTGTATTTATAGTGTATACCGTTTTACTTATTGCAATAATTAACAAAAGAATGGCAATAATAGCCCTTTTGATGGTAGGTTTAATTTATATAATTGTAGAATTAAAAAAAATTAAAAAGAAAAAGTTAACCTTGGTTTATTATGTTGTTATTTTTACGGCTATAGTATTAGGTGTTGTTTTTTTACCAAGGTATAAGAATCAAAATAGTTTTCATGAATTTAACCATATAGTTTCTACAATTAATAACCCAGAAACATCAATAGGTAAAAGGGTTTTTTTATATAAAAGTGTGTTTAACTTATTTATAAAAAACCCTTTATTAGGAGTTGGAACAGGAGATGCAAATATAATTTTGTCAGATGATTTAGCGAACCAACTACAAAAAGAGACAGAAATTTACAACTCACATAATCAATATTTAAGTTACTTAATATC is a genomic window containing:
- the wzy gene encoding O-antigen polysaccharide polymerase Wzy — its product is MKKRLFILLVLLIVFIILQISNTFPLQHRLLFITNFVVLLFFTAFYLLNEKDFSPFIASYIVFSFMFFIMAPILQLDELFRGNNKRFFNGLIYSNALILKANLLIITFNIIFLSVYFYLNKYYKNIKTITYRKNIPFYILLFFVINIFVFIIKYDYLMTKISLASYSEVTSKMSAILNAKFFFYLPFAPLALGVQYLKKNWNNRKQNFYIIYSIVITLLFIFLLYNNPLTAKRNALGPIYITLIFMFIPKWVNTNFKILFLLLFSLIVLFPLSSLLTHSDKNLSEMSFNEIVSYKNVKERVSGQFTNLNFDAFLMTAATIDYVEREGHSMGRQLLPSGLFFIPRAIWVSKPITTGEMIGEHIQKYHDKSIWFHNLAVPFVAESYIDFGVIGVVIYAILLAFLCLKFVSWLKSNDPLRQLSAFYFSIHLIFLLRGDLTNGYVYYIIPFFSFFVFPKIIMKLLR
- a CDS encoding glycosyltransferase family 4 protein, whose translation is MLKILNKKYYFETDGGLLRENESKLNVFFKKLLISNAKSYFSTGVQCDRYLMNYGAKKKNLIRYSFTSLYKKDVIKNVLSKEQKMKLKDSLNIPYKKMIIGVGRFINIKGFDILIKASALLKEDVGVYIIGGKPTKEYLEIKEKLKLKNLHFIDFLSKEKLDVWYLAADIFVLPTRADVWGLVINEAMAKGLPVVTTDKCPAGLELIPDKECIFTVDDYVYLGNILKKISEDDDYSQKLSVNNLEIIRQKTFENMAIEHLEEFKKHD
- a CDS encoding O-antigen ligase, which encodes MKINKTNHLVLTIILCLNAIIILFPSNFKFIPVLALLLFSCYYFFKNKNKGSVFFVFASIPYLLLILGMLFTDNISNGFKSLETGSSLLIYPLCFALLPKNIIRWQIDNRLNYILGSFCFATFIFTSFVFLYFKIFEERSLTYIIQHNNILTNLSIHPKYRIHPIYLALNVGLSLIFSFFIVKKIKNIILKIITFVFIVYTVLLIAIINKRMAIIALLMVGLIYIIVELKKIKKKKLTLVYYVVIFTAIVLGVVFLPRYKNQNSFHEFNHIVSTINNPETSIGKRVFLYKSVFNLFIKNPLLGVGTGDANIILSDDLANQLQKETEIYNSHNQYLSYLISLGLFGFVIFISYIIYIFKIALIKNDILLLCIFVFLCLNMMSENILERESGVLVYAFFINFLLRANWNLKNKLIK
- a CDS encoding lipopolysaccharide biosynthesis protein → MIKSITSKHFHNYFSSFLQRFAMILSQLFLIPAFILNLGIDQYGEWLILTTIPNYLLLSDLGLTLTVTNEICRLINIKEYSSQQKLFKATLTFLSLVGVFLIFVFIILSNFIDFGKLLNFQFLSTKDVFLILGGFMINIFSYLIFLVTIGYFKALNLFHKHEYFLALTLFLDFIATLIILNLNVDLYFIPITMFIIRFGMILIVNAQLKKYKFYKFGFTLGLNRVINMLPVSLKFSFFQLGTAFFIQGSTFLVGMVLGPAMVVIFNTIRTLVNTLRSFISILYIPTMQEFTILITKNLKKEAFLKLKKLMILIFLISLASAFGIYFLRDFIFELWFKNSFSYDVKFLAFMLCSIVIYNLWNAASMLPMSINRMNELALYPLLGIVVLIVQYFILPKTGLTGLAISFIFIDLVMLFLVLKLNYTILKTQKRFLK